The genomic stretch CACAACCCCTAATATCTCTCACATATCATCGTTAGAACAAATAAAACCCTTCAATACGGTTGCCTCCAAATGTAACCTTATATGCCAGAAATTTGCGTACCTCTAATCGGAAGTATTTTTTCACCCGTTCAAAATCAGATTTTCCCGCAGCTCCAGTTGATTCAATCTCCACATTCATCCTCTGTTTTGTCACGCGGCGAGCTGCACCCTAAGAAAAAGAACAGGGATATAAATCCAGAAGTGAAAACCAAATGCACTGCTGTCTGTTTAATCAGaaaaatttaacagaaaaacaaaaaatccgtCAACTTAATGAGAGGTAGGTACTTACAGCAGCAGAAGCATCACGACCAAGCTGTGCAAGCTGAATACCAAGGCTTTGTTGACTGTTCATAAAATGTCCAGCAGGATAACGACTAGCTGAAACAGCTTGCCAGCAAGGACTAGATCTCAACTTGCTTTGCTTGGTTATTTTAAAACCCTATCAAGTGAAAGAAAGTACCATACATAAGTACGCGACAAGGAATATAGGACTTCCAAAAGATGTTGAAATCACGAATTCATATTAAAGGTCAAATAAGTGGTTAtagaattaaaactaaagtacTTTGAGCAACAGAAGTGTGGGAGCTAATGGCCTCTCATTTGAAGCAAGGTCAAGATAACTTGGGACAATAACTCTTCTCTTTAAGGTTGCTGATTTTCTGATTAGTTTTATCGTTCAATTAAGAGTTGAAAACCAGATTGTAACTACTATCCAAAACAACACCGAGGCCTATTgagataaaaccccacacctgaggtcCATTGGGCTTGATACCACCTAAGGGATTGGGCCTatgtggttaagtggggacaatatcggtgcaTGGTGGTCTTAGTAGTGGACATTTATGGAGTCCATGACACAACACAGATCCTACTTCTCAGTTAACTACTCAACAAGATGCAGAGTTACAAGCTAAGGTAAAAAATCAAATGAGGTATTACTTAGTGGAAATCCTAAAGCCAACGAGAAAATATCAAAATCTTCAAGGCTTGAGACTATCGCAGACCATTTTCCAAAACAAATGTAAAACAATGGTTCAAAAACACAAACCTTATTTGACAAAGGAGATGATGGAATCTCTATATTCAGGAAGCAACTTTTGGGGAAAACTCCCTTGTCAATATCCCTTATAGCTGCATTTATCAGAGGTAAACATACAGAAACAGCATCTTTGAAATCATTTTCTTGACTTTCATCCTTCCTCCTACAATTACAACAGTAAAGATTAACTTATCAACATTAGATGCAAACAGAAACTGAGCATAAATTGAAGGGCTTGTAAACTCACCAATTTAGTGATATTGATAAAGATGGTACTTCACTTATCAATGCTTCCCTAGCTCCAGCAACAGCACCAGAGTACAAtctgataaaaataaatattggcAGAAAACATTAGCTTCAAATTACAGGGTACACGTTGTTAGCAGGGAAACAAGATAAAAAGtctgaaaaataaattatatcaCTTCAGCAGAGAATGTATTAAAAGAAACTTAATATATTGAATACCAGAACCAGAGACATTAGAAATGATATAGCCATATAAACTACAACTCACATATGATGACCACAGCTTGACCCCCGGTTGATTCCACTAATTACCTGAAACCATTTTGTACTTGAAAACTCAGTAAAATGCCGAACAGCAGAACCTATATATGATCTCAAAATGACATCATGTTAATGCTAACCAGCAAAGGCTTTGACCAAGAAAACAGTGCCCCAGATAACGCTAATGAAACACAATCCACGGGAGTCCCTGGGTAAAAGAATTGTAACAAAACCTATTACTGTCAGCGACCACAACCGAAATGAAAAggcagaaaagaaaaataaataaatccctgcagatttgtagcatgtcaCATAGAGTAACATTAAATACAAGAAATGAATAGAATTGCAGAATTTTGTCACGGGCACAATCATTTCTTGCAAACTGAAACTACAGAATGATCGGAATCACATTGCAAGTACTAAACTTTACAagctctaataaaaaaaaagaacgaaTATGAAACAAATGATCACCTCAATTGTgccaaaatagaaaaacaaagttcacCTATTCCAAATCCTAAATCAGAAAATTCCAACTGAAACAACTCAGGAAACAAAGACAAGAAAATGAGTAAACGAACACAGAAATATTGTTATACCTGAAACTTCATATGCTGTGGCACCATTTATATCAGCAGAACTCACAGCAACTGTTTCTTGGAGGGTCACAGAATGACCTGACACTGATTTGTCCCTAAAGCAAGGAACCAATTTCGCAAATTAAAGAAACTGATAATACATTACCAATTCAAAGAATGGAGGAATCCCACAGACCCAGATGagaaaactaagaaaaataaGCACAGCAAAAACATTTGATAATCAAAGAGAACCAACCTACTCATTTGAGAAAACTAAGTGGAGGAAAACACCAAAAAGCACCAAACAATCAATAAGTAAAATTttagaaacaaagaaaagaatcaCAGAGAACCCATATCATTAAACTAGCACAAAACAcagagaaacaagaaaagaatcaAATTTTACAGAGAACCCATATCATAAAAATagcacaaaacagaaagaaacaaagaaaagaatcaAAATTCAGAGAAAACCCACAACTGAGGAGCGCAGACATGGACATTGTAAAGGCCTTCGCGGACCAGAGCTTCAACGAGGAAAGTGAGGCCAGGGGACTCAATCCCATCGCCATTGGTGACCAAAACAATAGGCTTGGAGCTGTCATTGGGGTCCTCCTCCGCAGTGGTAGCAGATTCAGAAGTAGGGGGCTCAGTGGATTTAGCAGCTTTCTCTCCTTCCCCACCAGCCCTTTTGCTCAATACATCTTGCAGATTGGAGACCAAGCCCGGAGGCAACAAATTGGGTTTCACAGATGTGGAAGTCATAACACTTGGGAGAGGTGGATTGGTAGAAAGATTGATGATTTGGGTTCTGGGTCTGTTTAcagaaatcaaaatcaaaaccctagagagagaaagggggagAAAGGGGAGGATGGTAATAAAGAGCTGAGATTGAAAAGGGGATGGGTGATGTAGATGGACCGGTTCAAACGGAGTTATTtttagagggagagagagagagagagagagagagaggtaagaGAAGAAGGGTGGTTTAAGGAACTTTTGCTTACTTTGTCTTAAATTGCTATACAATTAAGAGATTGGGAAGAAGAACAGTGAGTGATGTAAATGAACAGTTAGCTACAAGTTTTCAAAGTTCCTTCCaacttcttttgttttattatttttgagaAATCATCAATCAAATGAACTTTTGCTTGTAATCTGGCAAGATTAAAGGGTGAGTTTTGATTTGTAGATAaagttttttcaaaaaaataaattggggTGAGAATCTAAGAAGGGGAGACGAGACAAGGAAAATGATTCTCTCCAGATTCATTTCGCTTAATTCATCAAATCAGGAGATCTatatgttaaaatttgatccaacggttgaagttattataacttttaaagtagaACCCTGTTTgtaactgttggatcaaatttcaacaacacaGATCTCCTGATTTAATGAATTAAGAGGAATGGATCCGAAGATGATCCCTTTGTGTGGGACAAAGGTCACCAAATTACATGGTAGATGTATGGGTAAATTTGTAATAAGAAGACGATGTTAATTAATGAATGGCTTGAATTCTATCCAAGGACTATGAATATTTAATACATGAGAATGATTTTATTCTCTCCtaatctctctcattttctctcatcttacttgaacggttacggttaagtcaattcaacattttatattgatttttttatagaaacaataagacaaaaaacaatatataaGAGGAGGGAAGAGAAAGGATGAGAATAGAAGGAGAAATAATCATACTCTCAAAAGTACTCATATTTTTCTGAGTTCATTTTAAAATactctttgtttctttttcttttttttttttacaaaaacatTACGAGTAAAGAGAAGTCTCTCTCACAATTGATAAATGttaaagaaactattttaaaagtGAAACTCTCTATAGATTCTTCGTCGTCTCATTTTTTTAGCACAATTTCCGTGCCAACATATAAatgtgccaaaaaaaaaaagatgacgAAAAATCTATAAAAAGTCTGACTTTGAAAGGgttttcttaacatttctccTCACAATTAGTAGTAGTACCAATACCATTCTAAATCCACCGTTTAGATTTACACACCAAATGCAACATATGAACCTTAATTAGTGCTCAATTGGAATTATGTTTTTAGAAATCACTTACTCATAAGCGCTTCTAACATCTAACTATTAACTCACTGACCTTATCACTCTACTCATAAGCATTTCTATCATAAATGGTACTATTATAActactttgaattttttattaaaatttatgtaTCAAGTACTTCTTCATAAGGTGTTTCTATGATTCCTAAAGAAACATGTATCAAGTACATAAAGTACATTTTCATAAAAATCTTATGTGATTCCCTAAATTAAGAAGCATGTATCAAGTACTTCTTTATAAAGTACTTCTATGACTCATAAGTagttctaatatttttgctaaatACAATAAGAAACATTTATAGTTAACGTGTCAACAAGCTGTTTATCCAGAAGCACTCTTAAATTAGAAATAGAAGGCTGGTTGTAGATATTGACGACTTTATAGTATTAAAGTAAATtggataaagtacaaaaaattaccttaattattgggatcacgacagtttcatacctcatattttaaaattgacaatgtcataccgcatcttacgaatttgtaacaatgtcatacctccgtcaatttttctgttagtttttctgttaaatgctgacgtggcaagagacggggaccactttctattaaaaaattaataaaatattattaaaaactaaaaaaaaattaaatatttttcaaatattaaaataataaataaaagtaaaattaaaaaaaaaggtaaagtacaaaaaactatcttAACTATTGGGGTCgtgacaatttcatacctcatcttttaaaattgacaatgtcataccgcatcttatgaatttgtgacaatgtcatacctccgtcaaattttctgttagtttttctgttaaatgatgacgtggcaagagacggagacaactttctattaaaaaattaataaaatattattaaaaactaaaaaaaatatttaatattttttaaatattaaaataataaataaaagtaaaattaaaaaaaaaaaggtaaagtacaaaaaactacctcaactattggggtcacgacagttttatacctcatcttttaaaattgacaatgtccgaatttgtgacaatgtcatacctctgtcaatttttctgttagtttttctgttaagtgctgatgtgccTTTATTTGGGAcctattttctattaaaaaatgagGTATAAAACTGtcgtgacaatgtcatacctcatcaattttaaaagatgaggtatgacattgtcttttttttttttaattttacttttatttattattttaatatttaaaaaatattaaatattttttttagtttttaataattttttaatagaaagtggtccccgtctcttgccacgtcatcatttaacagaaaaattgacggaggtatgacattgtcataaattcgtaagatacggtatgacattgtcaattttaaaagatgaggtatgaaactgtcgtgaccccaatagttaaggtagttttttgtactttacccaagtaaatttttatattttatatattatgttGGTGGACAAATGAAAAGAACACTTATTTAACCAACTCCAAAGTTGATTTGAAGGTGAACTAATTCGAACAGCAAATCAAtggaaaatgtgaaaaataaaatatatttgatTATATGTTTTGAACTTTGGATCGTGAAATGAACAAATAGTTAAAACGACAAAGAACTGAAAGAAGATTGAAACGAATATCTTATATATTCCAAGGGGAGGAAGGTGGACTGCAGCCCAGATCGTAGCTGTATCGATGTTGTCAAACTTCACTGATCCTAATTGAATATTATCCTGTGCTCTTCAACAGGTTTTTGTTTCCCAATAAATTATATGTAagattttttataatattttaaaatacagaatatttttaatgtttttactgttaaattttttattaaacatataaaaattaCTATCTAAAATTGGTTAAAAAGTTCGAAATATCTGATACTTCggaacaccaaataatgtatgATACAGGGCAATGGgagaaaggagaagaaaatggagaAGAGGAGAAGGGtgtgaaaaaatgaaaagtaaaatggttttggatttgttttttttttttttttttttttttggggtgggggaCAAGAAAATGGTTTTGGATGGAGTGACGTGCATGGGAgagtttaattaataaattaatgaaaCGTAAAAACATTTTGGAGTGGGGTTGTTACAACTAGCTTTGTTTTCTAATCTTTAGCTTTTTTGGTTTTACTTGTTCGATTAGATGCCAAGTAAACATTAGATTAGAAATAAAGAGGAGACTACACTTGGAGGCATAAGATTTGAACTCCTCTTTCACTTACGCTCACCCTAATTAATTATGGCATTTGGAATGAATACGCGATTCTTCTTCCATATATGTAGTGCACTTGCAGATGACATGAACTTTCACATGAGTATGCAAAACCTAAAAATGGAGATCGGTGCATCTCGAAAAGAAGTGTTGAACCCTCAGGCCGAGTCTTGAGGTTCGCTCATAGGCCTGAGTCCTGAGAGCTTGGGTCTCCAGGTTGAAAAAGGGCACCGCATTCTCAAGGTTAAGTCACAGGCGCTTGAATCTTAAAATCTCATATTTCATCTTCAAGTTTTTCACTCAAACACACCCTACCAATGATCATGAGGCCTTTATGTGTTTATCTATACCATATATTAAGAGAACACACTTTGTCAACCTTTTTGCCCGCTTTTTTCAACTTTGCCCCTCACTTTTGAATACACAATATTGAGAtgaggagggcaaaatagtaattttgtacattttgacaaaatgacaatcatatccccttttctcttattttgccctcacttttgatacataatatttacataaggagggtaaaatagtaattttgtatcaaaatatttacataagataaaaatatgcacttattaagagaaattatcCTACCATCATTTTTTATACAGGTAAGTGAAATCCTGATGTTATTTTTTATAGTTTGAATAAACTGAAGCGTTTGCGCTTGAAGAGAACATGGGGAGGAGGTGAACGGTTGTTCAGCTCTTTgctatatttatataaaagtacATTCTCTCCGGCGTCACCATAAAACTATCTTTATGTTAACATTTTCAACACAACTCAATAATAGGGAGAGGTATTGTATTCCATGAGATTGCTTGTTGCTATTCTTATTCCTTTGTTTATTAACGTGCAAGTGTTGAGTGTATGGGTCAATCTTTATATATTAGATCAACAACTTTACACAACCATGGAATATATTTGAGCACAAAATCCAGCTGTGCACGTCTTGACTTTAAGGAGCAAAATCATCCATAATCCATTCCCTAATCCAGAAATTAATCTTAGACACAACTTGTAATATCGCATCTAATGCCAAATGGAATGTAACATCACCATTCTGATTTGGAAAAAGATAATCGATGGGATTTTAATTAGTTCGTCCAACAATGCATAGATTCCATTAGACATGCATGATTAATTTAGGTACGTGTGGACCCTAAGTTCGTAGTTAGAGGCTAAAGTGTGTGCATGTCACGTTCTTAAGCAGTTGGGTTGCACTCTACCACGAAAACAGTCTCATTCATCCTATATGATTCTGAGCCAAGCATATATAGCTTCAAGGATATGCATGGTCACATTCACTACCATTTGGCGTGAGCTTTAAGGGACCACGACAACTTCAGGACGAAGGGTGACCTCTCCCTTGCTTGTATGGGTCTACCTTATCACCCACGTATGTGAGAGACTGTCAATTGTTGAGTAACAAAGATTTTACAGTAATTCTCACAAGTTTGCGAGAAATTGACTATAATTGTTCGATGTTGGTTCTGTAAGAAAGTCGAACATTGTTAAAGAAGCTTTAATAAAAAGTGTTTAAATTTTTCTTCGGTACTTCGTACTTGGAaggtatttttttctttatttttctgtaATTAAAGTGTATATTTTTGAACTGACAGTTCATGCTAGAGgacttctctttttcttttctttttttaattagtgaGTTCAACATTTAAATTTTGTAGAGTCATCAGAACAACCAATTTGCTTTTTCTGCTCCACGATCTCCCGAAACAAGAATCTAACACATCGTTTATTGATAGTAAGCGGATTAAATAAATGGACCATAGACTCCCATTGCCCTTCAAAAAGGTAAACTTCTTTAATCTTTCTGTAAGTCGTATTTGTGATATCACTCATCCAGCCCGCGTGGCTAAAAGCCGTACTTTAATATGATATGATCCCGAGCCATCATGCGGGGATTTACTAACCAATGCAACCAGTAGGGGTTTTGTAGAATGATAGGTTACTATCTTCCTTCAGTCTTTCGTTTGTCTTCCCATACGTTGAAGCACCTTTTCGACCTTGGGTGATACCAATCCGCATTAGAGACGAGACTAATCTACTCCAAAAGAGTGCCCCATTAAAACCGAGAATTgcagaaatgaagaaaatatatagaAAATGAAAGAGGACCGCATAAATGGTTCAAGGAAAACGTGCCCCTAAGTTCACCTTCATGTTTGTTGAGATATTTTCAGTGATAAATGTTGAATAAATCCAAGTGGCTAGTAGGAATTAGGAATGAATTGACAGAGAAACTTGAGAAGTCCccctaatctaataaatagGCCTCATAATGATCTTTTGCACGGTCCATACAAATTGGAAAATTTCTGGGTTCTAAAGACTAATGGACCACCTGTGGAGGCTTTGCTTGAATATGGAGTGACCTAATTTAGCCTAGGTATCCATCAAAGCATTTCGACCCTTAAAAAGCTTCTCGGGTAATAGGTAATTCAATTCCTCCTAAGTGAATAGTAATTACCTTTAGTGAACAATAACTGCTCAAGTGCATATCCACCCGTAAACTGAATAGCTCAAGtaattcgtattaaaatattattaattttttttataaaataataaaagataattttatttttaatttcggatgATAATAAAAGattggttgaaagtatttgaaaatattgagatgtggtgtaaggtggaggaacatggttaggtatttatataaaaaaattctttgtatttttaattaaattttatgattttttaattGTAACTGACGTCAACCTTGTGTCACGACCTAAGAACTAGGCTAGTCGATTTTAGTTTGAGTGAGCAACTAGGCTCCCCTAGAGCCCACTAGATTGGGATGGGGTGGCGGAGTTTTGTGGGGAGGGAGGGATTTAATCAAAACAAATATAGATTCTGACTTTAAGATAGCAAGtttaaactaaatgaaataTTAAAATGTCCATGACTACTTTGAAATCACCTTTGACATGTGAACTCCATCACAAAAGGCCTATTTGCAAGTTGTACTTCATTTTGCCAAAAAAATAGTTTGTAATTCATAAACAAATAATAACACTGAATAATGCTAGGCAGACTAATTTTTTAGACCAATTTTTTAAACCATATTTGTAAATCATGTAATGTGTTatgtatagaaaaaaaaaacatgttaatcaatacttaagtagtAATTTAAT from Pyrus communis chromosome 7, drPyrComm1.1, whole genome shotgun sequence encodes the following:
- the LOC137739558 gene encoding uncharacterized protein, translated to MTSTSVKPNLLPPGLVSNLQDVLSKRAGGEGEKAAKSTEPPTSESATTAEEDPNDSSKPIVLVTNGDGIESPGLTFLVEALVREGLYNVHVCAPQLDKSVSGHSVTLQETVAVSSADINGATAYEVSGTPVDCVSLALSGALFSWSKPLLVISGINRGSSCGHHILYSGAVAGAREALISEVPSLSISLNWRKDESQENDFKDAVSVCLPLINAAIRDIDKGVFPKSCFLNIEIPSSPLSNKGFKITKQSKLRSSPCWQAVSASRYPAGHFMNSQQSLGIQLAQLGRDASAAGAARRVTKQRMNVEIESTGAAGKSDFERVKKYFRLEFVEKEQEDTDEDLDFRALESGFVSVTPLSLSPDLESETQTAASKWISSALQEQ